In Candidatus Palauibacter scopulicola, one genomic interval encodes:
- a CDS encoding S9 family peptidase → MRETSEKSEKSLHKIRMTKFALVLFALVLLAVSGTLSAGPLAGQGRFEPMDVFQIEYAADPRISPDGSQVIYVRTSMDIMRDAKKSELWIMNADGSDHRRVGVGGSPRWSPDGIRIAYTDDGQIHVRWMDTGEEATLTQLIESPRGLRWSPDGRYLAFNKLVPYPPPSLAPPPRPPAGAEWADPPIMEDRFKNRQDGVGYLDFGFDHLFIVPVEGGTPTQVTSGDFQHQSPAAWTPDGASLVFSSNRNDDWIHDYRNSELYIVSVATGEVRALTDRPGPDRSPAVSPDGRQIAFVGYEDRTRTYQVSRLQVMNLDGSGRRVLTGGLDRSVSSPVWASDGSGIYFQYDDEGNSKVGFATLDGDLEVLAEDLGGTSYGRPYGGGSFSVADDGSFALNQTRPESPGEVAVGARGRGVRRITSLNEDLLANRQLGEVEEIWWDSSFDGRPIHGWIVKPPDFDPARRYPLILEIHGGPVSNYGDRFSAEMQLLAAAGYVVLYANPRGSTSYGEEFADLLYHNYPGQDYDDLISGVDAVIERGYIDEDNLFVTGGSAGGIMTAWIVGKTDRFRAAVAQKPVVNWISKTLTADNWYGYYHSRYEGLPWENPDAYWEFSPISLVGDVNTPTMIITGEEDLRTPLSESYQMFHALKLRGIDTAVIRLPGASHDMSRRPSQLMAKIANIVAWFDKYRTPPATS, encoded by the coding sequence ATGCGCGAGACGAGCGAGAAGAGCGAGAAGAGCCTTCACAAGATCCGAATGACGAAGTTCGCCCTGGTCCTGTTCGCCTTGGTCCTGCTCGCCGTGTCAGGCACGCTGAGCGCGGGTCCCCTGGCCGGGCAGGGCCGGTTCGAGCCGATGGATGTGTTCCAGATCGAATACGCCGCGGACCCGCGGATTTCGCCCGACGGCAGTCAGGTGATCTACGTCCGCACGTCCATGGACATCATGCGGGACGCGAAGAAGTCCGAGCTGTGGATCATGAATGCCGACGGGTCGGATCACCGGCGCGTGGGGGTGGGCGGGTCCCCGCGCTGGTCGCCCGACGGGATCCGGATCGCCTACACGGACGACGGCCAGATCCATGTGCGCTGGATGGATACAGGCGAGGAAGCCACGCTCACGCAGCTCATCGAATCGCCGCGCGGGCTCCGCTGGTCGCCGGACGGGCGCTACCTCGCGTTCAACAAGCTCGTTCCCTATCCGCCGCCGAGCCTCGCCCCGCCGCCCAGGCCCCCCGCCGGGGCGGAGTGGGCCGATCCCCCCATCATGGAGGACCGCTTCAAGAACCGGCAGGACGGCGTCGGATATCTCGATTTCGGCTTCGATCATCTCTTCATCGTCCCGGTCGAGGGTGGGACGCCCACGCAGGTCACATCGGGCGACTTCCAGCACCAGAGCCCGGCCGCCTGGACCCCGGACGGCGCGAGCCTCGTCTTCTCGTCGAACCGGAACGACGACTGGATCCACGACTACCGCAATTCCGAACTCTACATCGTCTCCGTCGCCACCGGCGAGGTGCGCGCCCTCACCGACCGCCCCGGACCCGACCGGAGTCCGGCGGTATCTCCCGACGGGCGGCAGATCGCCTTCGTGGGCTACGAGGACCGCACGCGCACCTACCAGGTGAGCCGGCTCCAGGTGATGAACCTGGACGGAAGCGGGCGGCGCGTCCTCACGGGCGGTCTCGACCGCAGCGTCTCCAGCCCGGTGTGGGCCTCCGACGGGAGCGGCATTTACTTCCAGTACGACGACGAGGGGAACTCGAAGGTCGGCTTCGCCACGCTCGACGGTGACCTCGAAGTGCTGGCGGAGGACCTGGGGGGCACGTCCTACGGCCGTCCGTACGGCGGCGGGTCCTTCAGTGTCGCCGACGACGGGAGCTTCGCGCTCAATCAGACCCGTCCCGAATCGCCGGGAGAGGTCGCCGTGGGCGCGAGGGGCCGCGGCGTGCGCCGCATCACCTCGCTGAACGAAGACCTGCTCGCGAACCGTCAACTCGGCGAGGTCGAGGAGATCTGGTGGGATTCCTCGTTCGACGGGCGTCCCATCCACGGGTGGATCGTGAAGCCGCCCGACTTCGATCCGGCCCGGCGCTATCCCCTCATCCTCGAGATCCACGGCGGGCCCGTCTCGAACTACGGAGACCGCTTCTCCGCCGAGATGCAACTGCTCGCCGCCGCCGGCTACGTCGTCCTCTACGCGAACCCGCGCGGCAGCACGAGCTACGGCGAGGAGTTCGCGGACCTCCTCTATCACAACTACCCCGGGCAGGACTACGACGACCTCATTTCCGGCGTCGATGCCGTCATCGAGCGGGGGTACATCGACGAGGACAACCTCTTCGTCACCGGAGGGAGCGCCGGCGGCATCATGACGGCCTGGATCGTCGGCAAGACGGACCGCTTCCGGGCCGCGGTCGCCCAGAAACCCGTGGTCAACTGGATCAGCAAGACGCTCACGGCGGACAACTGGTACGGCTACTACCACAGCCGCTACGAGGGGCTGCCGTGGGAGAACCCGGACGCGTACTGGGAGTTCTCTCCCATCTCGCTCGTGGGCGACGTGAACACGCCCACGATGATCATCACGGGGGAGGAAGACCTGCGGACGCCGCTCTCGGAGTCGTACCAGATGTTCCACGCGCTCAAGCTGCGCGGGATCGACACGGCCGTGATCCGCCTGCCCGGCGCGTCGCACGACATGAGCCGCCGCCCGAGCCAACTGATGGCCAAGATCGCGAACATCGTCGCCTGGTTCGACAAGTACCGGACGCCGCCCGCCACGAGTTGA
- a CDS encoding amidohydrolase family protein, producing MIRLTAPCAAFLVTSAALAAGALPLPLSGQEYDILIRNGRVIDGTGDPWFEADIAVAGDRIVRIGRLGDATARRVVDATGMYVVPGFIDLHSHADRAMTSEHLEARRAKSLNSQGLTTVIGGPDGRNQSWPLSAEIAALRELGHAMNFVPMVGHSTVRAEVMGNDYWRAATEDEIARMQALVREGMESGAWGLGAGVEYRPARYSTPEEVIALAGAVAPYDGFYVAHQRSEAAMPLWELPSTATEGPVDGNEGLAETVNIARETGIRVVASHHKARGRASFGRSGQDTLVVNRARAEGLEVYLDVYPYETFGGGARPMIPRWSLVHDTVDTSGGRDSPVYNRPGVFDDARAHLERRWADPELRGLIARDIEWIVDHNGGPDRVVVVGYPDSTWVGRTLEELGRTLDITYQEVVVHMALNGYPEVLGGAWTRGYGIHDSDVINYYRQDYTATASDAAVSGVEGVPEFASRPGAHPRHFGAFTRKIARYVKDLQAITLPFAVRSMTGLPARIIGLEDRGFVREGYRADLVVFDLERLRDRATVLEPDRFSEGVDYVMVNGVFTVDAGEFTDELPGEVILRPGNSAN from the coding sequence ATGATTCGGCTTACCGCACCGTGCGCCGCCTTCCTGGTTACGAGCGCCGCCCTCGCGGCGGGCGCCCTCCCCCTCCCGCTTTCCGGCCAGGAATACGACATCCTCATCCGGAACGGGCGCGTGATCGACGGCACGGGGGACCCGTGGTTCGAGGCGGACATTGCCGTCGCCGGCGACCGGATCGTGCGGATCGGGAGGCTCGGCGACGCGACGGCGCGGCGGGTCGTGGACGCGACAGGGATGTACGTCGTGCCGGGGTTCATCGACCTGCACTCGCACGCCGACCGCGCCATGACCTCCGAGCACCTGGAGGCCCGGCGGGCGAAGAGCCTGAACAGCCAGGGGCTCACGACGGTCATCGGCGGGCCGGACGGCCGCAATCAGTCATGGCCGCTCAGCGCGGAGATCGCGGCTCTCCGCGAGCTGGGACACGCGATGAACTTCGTCCCCATGGTCGGCCACAGCACGGTGCGCGCCGAAGTGATGGGCAACGACTACTGGCGTGCGGCGACGGAGGACGAGATCGCCCGCATGCAGGCGCTCGTGCGCGAGGGAATGGAGTCGGGGGCGTGGGGGCTGGGCGCCGGCGTCGAGTACCGCCCCGCCCGCTACAGCACGCCGGAGGAGGTCATCGCCCTCGCCGGGGCCGTGGCCCCCTACGACGGCTTCTACGTCGCGCACCAGCGCAGCGAGGCGGCCATGCCGCTGTGGGAACTGCCGAGCACCGCGACGGAGGGGCCCGTGGACGGGAACGAGGGGCTGGCGGAGACCGTGAACATCGCCCGTGAAACGGGGATCCGCGTCGTGGCGAGCCACCACAAGGCGCGGGGCCGCGCCAGCTTCGGCCGCTCCGGGCAGGACACGCTGGTCGTGAACCGGGCGCGCGCGGAGGGGCTGGAAGTCTACCTCGACGTCTACCCCTACGAGACGTTCGGCGGGGGCGCGCGCCCCATGATCCCGCGCTGGAGCCTGGTGCACGACACCGTGGACACGAGCGGCGGGAGGGACAGCCCGGTCTACAACCGCCCGGGGGTGTTCGACGATGCCCGGGCGCACCTGGAGCGCCGGTGGGCCGACCCGGAACTCCGGGGCCTCATCGCCCGCGACATCGAGTGGATCGTGGACCACAACGGGGGGCCGGACCGGGTGGTCGTGGTGGGCTACCCCGACTCGACCTGGGTGGGCCGCACGCTGGAGGAACTGGGGCGCACCTTGGACATCACGTACCAGGAGGTCGTCGTCCACATGGCGCTCAACGGGTACCCGGAGGTGCTCGGCGGAGCCTGGACGCGCGGCTACGGAATCCACGACTCGGACGTCATCAACTACTACCGGCAGGACTACACGGCGACGGCGTCGGACGCGGCCGTGAGCGGGGTCGAAGGCGTGCCCGAGTTCGCCTCGCGGCCCGGCGCGCACCCCCGCCATTTCGGCGCCTTCACGCGCAAGATCGCCCGCTACGTGAAGGACCTGCAGGCGATCACGCTTCCGTTCGCGGTCCGCTCGATGACGGGGCTGCCAGCGCGGATCATCGGGCTGGAGGATCGCGGCTTCGTCCGCGAAGGGTACCGGGCCGACCTCGTCGTCTTCGACCTCGAGCGGCTCCGGGACCGGGCCACCGTGCTGGAGCCGGACCGGTTCAGCGAGGGTGTCGACTACGTGATGGTCAACGGCGTGTTCACGGTGGACGCGGGCGAGTTCACCGACGAACTCCCCGGCGAGGTCATCCTCCGGCCCGGGAACTCCGCGAACTAG
- a CDS encoding type II toxin-antitoxin system prevent-host-death family antitoxin codes for MRRASVSEAKNALSGLLGDVRRGEAVLITHRGEPVARIEPCRPDDLGGDHEVADLVRRGVATPPRTPFDVERFLSVPAPRLAEGVSASDMIVAERAEGR; via the coding sequence ATGAGACGAGCCAGCGTCAGCGAAGCGAAGAACGCCCTCAGCGGGCTCCTGGGCGACGTCCGTCGCGGGGAAGCCGTGTTGATCACGCATCGCGGAGAGCCCGTGGCGCGAATCGAACCTTGCCGCCCGGACGATCTGGGCGGCGACCATGAAGTCGCGGACCTCGTACGCCGGGGCGTGGCGACTCCTCCCCGCACTCCCTTCGATGTCGAACGCTTCCTGAGTGTCCCCGCCCCGCGGCTCGCCGAAGGGGTGAGCGCCAGCGACATGATCGTGGCCGAGCGCGCCGAGGGCCGTTGA
- a CDS encoding type II toxin-antitoxin system VapC family toxin, producing MKYWDSSALVTLLVDEAGSAERRATIRDDPAIVTWWGSRVECASALNRLHREQHFEPGGLDRSLERLRRLAAGWIEVEPLEQVRNRAIRLLRLHPLRGADALQLAAALAAAAEDPQRLELVSSDHRLSNAARREGFRVL from the coding sequence TTGAAATACTGGGATTCGTCGGCTCTCGTGACACTTCTCGTGGACGAGGCGGGCAGCGCCGAGCGCCGTGCCACGATCCGGGACGATCCGGCGATCGTTACGTGGTGGGGAAGCCGCGTCGAATGCGCGTCGGCCCTGAACCGTCTCCACCGGGAGCAGCATTTCGAACCCGGCGGGCTCGACCGGTCCCTGGAGCGGCTTCGGCGGTTGGCCGCCGGTTGGATAGAGGTCGAGCCTCTCGAACAGGTTCGCAACCGTGCGATCAGACTGCTTCGGCTTCACCCGCTGCGGGGGGCGGACGCGCTGCAGTTGGCGGCAGCCCTTGCCGCTGCAGCCGAAGATCCGCAGCGGCTCGAGCTGGTCAGCAGCGACCACCGCCTCTCCAACGCGGCAAGGCGGGAGGGGTTCAGGGTCCTTTGA
- a CDS encoding PQQ-dependent dehydrogenase, methanol/ethanol family — translation MRTRLHALLLLAPVAACTADAPPPEPSAVRSAADVTDAVLEAARPDGNWLTYGGNYAEDRFSTLDEVTRDNVDGLGLAWTYDIELRGGVEATPLVVGGVMYISSPWSVVHAIDTRTGERLWRHDPGVPRIRGRLACCDVVNRGVALYEGKVIVGTIDGRLVALDAETGDVVWETLTIDPNEAYTITGAVRVVQGLAIIGNGGAEYGVRGYVSAYDADDGELVWRTYTVPGNPADGFESETMEMAAETWSGEWWIAGGGGTAWDSIIYDPELDLLYIGTGNGSPWSRSHRSPGGGDNLFLASILALRPQTGEYVWHFQTTPGDHWDYTAVQPMTLADLEFDGRMRRVIMQAPKNGFFYVLDAETGEFLSGQEYIVQNWAEGLDLETGRPTERPEAVHAEVWTLITPAALGGHNWQPQSFNPETGLMYLPIQEGWVERSEPPDWVFTDLEIEDHGYGPAVSNLGLRSRYGARDDAGFLVAWDPKAQEARWTVPQLGYWNGGTMTTTTGLVFQGGGDGRFVAYDAETGDQLWDVSTGLGILGGPVTYLVDGRQHVSVAAGWGGARGRSGSPYGDAANYEQRGRVFTFVLGGTEPMPTPQRKRPANVPDLDLPTDAESLARGADVYGQYCGICHGGGGGSEGAMPNLQRSTDIVHRNFEDIVLGGSREAQGMPSYEGLLDSEQVRAIQAYIVSQARETLAEAAETPADGDH, via the coding sequence ATGCGCACGCGACTCCATGCCCTGCTGCTCCTCGCTCCCGTCGCCGCCTGCACCGCGGACGCGCCACCGCCCGAGCCGTCGGCCGTGCGGAGCGCCGCCGACGTGACGGACGCCGTGCTCGAGGCGGCGCGGCCGGATGGCAACTGGCTCACCTACGGCGGCAACTACGCGGAGGACCGCTTCAGCACGCTGGATGAGGTCACGCGGGACAACGTCGACGGTCTCGGCCTCGCGTGGACGTACGACATCGAGCTGCGGGGCGGGGTCGAGGCCACGCCGCTCGTCGTGGGCGGCGTCATGTACATCAGTTCCCCGTGGAGCGTCGTGCACGCGATCGACACGCGCACCGGGGAGCGGCTGTGGCGCCACGACCCCGGCGTCCCGCGCATCCGCGGGCGCCTCGCCTGCTGCGACGTGGTGAACCGGGGCGTCGCGCTCTACGAGGGCAAGGTGATCGTGGGCACGATCGACGGCCGCCTCGTCGCCCTCGACGCGGAGACCGGCGACGTCGTGTGGGAGACGCTCACCATCGACCCGAACGAGGCCTACACGATCACGGGCGCGGTCCGCGTGGTGCAGGGGCTCGCGATCATCGGCAACGGGGGAGCCGAGTACGGCGTCCGCGGCTACGTCTCCGCGTACGACGCGGACGACGGCGAACTCGTGTGGCGCACCTACACGGTGCCCGGCAACCCGGCGGACGGCTTTGAGTCCGAAACCATGGAGATGGCGGCGGAGACGTGGAGCGGCGAGTGGTGGATCGCGGGCGGCGGCGGCACGGCCTGGGACTCCATCATCTACGACCCGGAGCTCGACCTCCTCTACATCGGAACCGGCAACGGGTCCCCGTGGTCGCGCAGCCACCGGAGCCCGGGGGGCGGCGACAACCTGTTCCTCGCCTCGATCCTCGCGCTGCGCCCGCAGACGGGCGAGTACGTGTGGCACTTCCAGACAACGCCCGGCGACCACTGGGACTACACGGCGGTCCAGCCGATGACGCTCGCCGATCTCGAGTTCGACGGCCGCATGCGCCGCGTGATCATGCAGGCGCCGAAGAACGGCTTCTTCTACGTCCTGGACGCCGAGACGGGCGAGTTCCTGTCGGGCCAGGAATACATCGTGCAGAACTGGGCGGAGGGACTCGACCTCGAGACCGGCCGCCCCACCGAGCGGCCGGAAGCCGTGCACGCGGAGGTCTGGACGCTGATCACGCCGGCCGCCCTCGGAGGCCACAACTGGCAGCCGCAGTCGTTCAACCCGGAGACGGGGCTCATGTACCTGCCGATCCAGGAGGGGTGGGTCGAGCGCAGCGAGCCGCCCGACTGGGTGTTCACGGACCTCGAAATCGAGGACCACGGCTACGGGCCCGCGGTGAGCAACCTCGGGCTCCGGAGCCGCTACGGCGCCCGCGATGACGCCGGGTTCCTCGTCGCCTGGGACCCCAAGGCGCAGGAGGCGCGCTGGACCGTCCCCCAGCTCGGCTACTGGAACGGCGGCACGATGACGACGACGACGGGCCTCGTGTTCCAGGGCGGCGGGGACGGCCGCTTCGTCGCCTACGACGCCGAGACGGGAGACCAGTTGTGGGACGTCTCCACCGGCCTCGGCATCCTCGGCGGCCCGGTGACCTACCTCGTCGACGGGCGGCAGCACGTGTCCGTGGCGGCCGGCTGGGGCGGCGCGCGCGGACGCAGCGGATCTCCCTACGGCGACGCGGCGAACTACGAGCAGCGGGGGCGGGTCTTCACCTTCGTGCTGGGCGGGACGGAGCCCATGCCGACGCCGCAGCGGAAGCGGCCCGCGAACGTGCCCGACCTCGACCTGCCCACGGACGCCGAGTCGCTGGCGCGCGGGGCGGACGTGTACGGGCAGTACTGCGGCATCTGTCATGGCGGCGGAGGCGGCTCGGAGGGCGCGATGCCGAACCTGCAGCGGTCGACCGACATCGTGCACCGCAACTTCGAGGACATCGTGCTCGGAGGAAGTCGCGAAGCGCAGGGGATGCCGTCGTACGAGGGATTGCTCGATTCCGAGCAGGTTCGGGCGATCCAGGCCTACATCGTGTCGCAGGCGAGGGAGACGCTCGCGGAGGCGGCCGAGACGCCGGCAGATGGCGACCACTGA
- a CDS encoding RidA family protein, translating into MKRFILVSLLATGGFAAMASDLSAQREYINPRHASEEGVLPFSGAVWVGDLLFVSGSLGLVDGRPPNDAEEEARLVMEAIKNTVEEAGITMDDLVSVQVFCSDVALYDVFNEVYRTYFTENFPARAFLGSGPLLFGARFEVMAIGSRN; encoded by the coding sequence ATGAAGCGCTTCATCCTGGTCTCACTTCTTGCCACCGGAGGTTTCGCGGCCATGGCTTCCGATCTTTCGGCCCAGCGTGAGTACATCAACCCGCGGCACGCGAGCGAGGAGGGCGTTCTTCCCTTCAGCGGCGCCGTCTGGGTGGGCGACCTGCTCTTCGTGTCCGGGTCGCTGGGACTCGTGGACGGGCGTCCGCCCAACGACGCGGAGGAGGAGGCCCGGCTCGTCATGGAGGCGATCAAGAACACGGTGGAAGAGGCCGGGATTACGATGGACGACCTCGTCTCGGTGCAGGTGTTCTGCTCGGATGTCGCTCTCTACGACGTGTTCAACGAGGTCTACCGGACCTACTTCACGGAGAACTTCCCGGCGCGCGCCTTCCTCGGCTCCGGGCCCCTCCTGTTCGGGGCGCGGTTCGAAGTGATGGCGATCGGCTCGCGCAACTGA
- a CDS encoding Kdo hydroxylase family protein, whose product MNPGRGPVTEAGPVRGPRPDLADALERGEIVLFPVCPLELPPDEDLERLRTELPRQLRAKNVSYHPESGRLRGVAARGGLRDAVLDTLTAHGARVRAFLRECLPALTEGWTVGTTSFRPIQERGRGLSPHASNELIHFDAGAYGATDGDRILRFFVNVNPDEDRVWCTKGTFPDVFALYGTEAGVADGGSLARGPVDRLRGRLLRGIAKAGLGEAVLADSSPYDRLMRRFHNYMKDTPSFQEQDETWREVRFPPFSAWMVLTDMVSHASLSGQHALVDTFILRLAACRHPDLAPINILRAGPPPNARGPNIPGAGRR is encoded by the coding sequence CTGAACCCGGGGCGGGGTCCGGTCACCGAGGCAGGGCCCGTCCGCGGCCCGCGGCCCGATCTCGCCGACGCGCTGGAGCGGGGGGAGATCGTCCTCTTCCCCGTCTGCCCGCTCGAACTCCCGCCGGATGAGGATCTCGAGCGGCTGCGGACGGAACTCCCGCGCCAGTTGCGTGCAAAAAACGTCAGCTACCACCCGGAGAGCGGGCGCCTTCGCGGCGTGGCGGCGCGCGGAGGGCTGCGGGATGCCGTTCTCGACACCCTCACTGCGCACGGCGCCCGGGTTCGCGCCTTCCTCCGGGAGTGCCTGCCCGCGCTCACCGAGGGCTGGACGGTGGGGACGACAAGCTTCCGCCCGATTCAGGAGCGGGGCCGCGGCCTCTCCCCGCACGCGAGCAACGAACTCATCCACTTCGACGCCGGCGCCTACGGGGCGACCGACGGGGACCGGATTCTTCGTTTCTTCGTCAACGTGAACCCGGACGAGGACCGCGTGTGGTGTACGAAGGGGACGTTCCCCGACGTGTTCGCCCTCTATGGGACGGAGGCGGGTGTGGCGGACGGCGGCTCGCTCGCGCGGGGCCCCGTGGACCGTCTCCGCGGACGTCTGCTGCGGGGGATCGCGAAGGCGGGGCTGGGTGAGGCGGTGCTCGCGGACTCCAGCCCGTACGACCGTCTCATGCGGCGCTTCCACAACTACATGAAGGACACGCCGTCCTTCCAGGAGCAGGACGAGACGTGGCGGGAGGTCCGCTTCCCGCCCTTCTCCGCCTGGATGGTCCTCACCGACATGGTCAGCCACGCGAGCCTGTCCGGCCAGCACGCCCTCGTCGACACCTTCATCCTCCGCCTGGCCGCCTGCCGCCACCCCGACCTCGCCCCCATCAACATCCTCCGCGCCGGACCTCCTCCGAACGCCCGAGGCCCCAACATTCCTGGCGCGGGACGGCGATGA
- a CDS encoding HIT domain-containing protein, protein MTRAIAVDWSGAKSGASSKIWLAEVRDGRLARLESGRDRGEWIRHLIDDAAADSDVVVGLDFGFSFPLWFAEHLGATSIEELWDIVSTQGEGWLSSCPPPFWGRPGKGKPKLRHHFRHTEREVSGETGSNPKSVFQIGGGGAVGTGSIRGMPHLATLRAAGFSIWPFHEVRMPLVIEIYPRLLTGPVNKSDFDARQAYLDQGLPEIEGSLACKAMSSEDAFDAAVSAVVMGRHVDDISALTAARDETKLMEGMIWWPRETREATASSRGAAVQKADCPFCDVPRESVVAESRHALAVEDRYPVSRGHTLVVPREHTETFFARSDEVQADIWSLVSGVRARLQAELNPDGFNVGINEGRAGGQTVGHAHIHVIPRFKGDVADPRGGIRWVLPEHAAYWDS, encoded by the coding sequence ATGACCCGCGCCATCGCCGTCGACTGGTCCGGCGCGAAATCGGGGGCGTCGTCGAAGATCTGGCTCGCCGAGGTACGGGACGGACGCCTGGCTCGCCTGGAGTCCGGCCGCGACCGCGGCGAATGGATCCGCCATCTGATCGACGACGCGGCGGCGGACTCCGATGTCGTGGTTGGCCTGGATTTCGGGTTCTCCTTCCCCCTCTGGTTCGCCGAGCACCTGGGCGCGACGTCGATAGAAGAACTTTGGGACATCGTCTCCACCCAGGGAGAAGGATGGCTAAGCAGCTGCCCGCCCCCGTTCTGGGGAAGACCGGGAAAGGGGAAGCCGAAGCTGCGCCACCATTTTCGGCACACCGAACGAGAGGTGTCCGGGGAGACGGGTTCGAATCCCAAAAGCGTGTTCCAGATCGGCGGCGGCGGTGCGGTGGGCACCGGCTCGATCCGAGGAATGCCTCACCTGGCCACGCTCCGCGCGGCGGGCTTCTCGATCTGGCCGTTTCATGAAGTCCGGATGCCACTGGTGATCGAGATCTACCCGCGACTGCTCACGGGCCCGGTGAACAAGTCCGATTTCGATGCGCGGCAGGCGTATCTGGATCAGGGACTGCCAGAAATAGAGGGCTCACTCGCGTGCAAGGCCATGTCGTCCGAGGACGCCTTCGACGCAGCGGTGTCCGCCGTGGTCATGGGCCGCCACGTGGACGATATCTCCGCTCTGACCGCAGCTCGAGATGAAACGAAGTTGATGGAAGGGATGATCTGGTGGCCTCGAGAAACCCGGGAGGCTACCGCCAGTTCGCGTGGTGCCGCCGTCCAAAAGGCCGACTGCCCCTTCTGCGATGTGCCCAGGGAATCCGTGGTTGCCGAGTCGCGGCATGCTCTCGCGGTCGAGGACCGGTATCCGGTGAGCCGCGGCCACACGCTCGTAGTCCCCAGAGAGCACACGGAGACCTTCTTCGCCCGAAGTGACGAGGTCCAGGCGGACATATGGAGCCTCGTCTCCGGCGTGAGGGCAAGGCTTCAAGCGGAACTCAATCCCGACGGCTTCAACGTGGGGATCAACGAGGGGCGGGCGGGCGGCCAGACCGTGGGGCACGCCCACATACATGTGATCCCCCGCTTCAAGGGAGATGTGGCAGACCCGAGAGGCGGGATTCGCTGGGTCCTGCCCGAGCACGCCGCGTACTGGGACTCATGA
- a CDS encoding HNH endonuclease — translation MNAPRPPTAEGQLEFLRSLQRLLDEGSFTSSYKFALLHAIADLCLVKGDDSGDELELSTADIAEQFVRLYWPQAMPYPAGDNAGILHQNTGRQALVVRELAERHNRYQGSLAELERSRPDWDNLRRRVEQTVRKMPLWKLQTVGSERLEFLYENVDRGGSVRLQSGVAYCFRVFYPLVTDVIEGAWSHFVQRLNPQLLGQVVDLRSFLFGSQRTSLDSYRPLLRAVQGGRCFYCESDIKSGGDVDHFIPWRRYSLDLGHNFVLAHRGCNSSKSDLLAAEEHLERWTERNRVCRDELEAGFEESRVLHDWRATLQIARWAYGQVQRAGGQVWVQANELTRLSGDWRRILTAVDDEAA, via the coding sequence ATGAACGCGCCGCGGCCGCCGACGGCCGAAGGGCAGCTCGAGTTTCTCCGGTCGCTCCAGCGCCTGCTCGACGAGGGCAGCTTCACGTCCAGTTACAAGTTCGCGCTGCTCCATGCCATCGCCGACCTGTGCCTCGTCAAGGGTGACGACAGTGGGGACGAACTTGAACTGTCCACCGCCGACATTGCCGAGCAGTTCGTGCGGCTGTACTGGCCCCAGGCAATGCCGTACCCCGCCGGCGACAACGCGGGGATCCTGCACCAGAACACGGGCCGACAGGCACTGGTTGTCCGCGAGTTGGCCGAGCGCCACAACCGCTACCAAGGCTCCCTGGCCGAGCTTGAGAGAAGCCGCCCGGATTGGGACAACCTCCGGCGGAGGGTGGAGCAGACGGTAAGGAAGATGCCGCTCTGGAAGTTGCAGACGGTCGGGTCGGAACGCCTCGAGTTCCTGTACGAGAACGTCGATAGAGGCGGGTCGGTTCGGCTACAATCCGGCGTCGCCTACTGCTTTCGGGTGTTCTATCCGCTGGTCACCGACGTGATCGAGGGAGCCTGGTCCCACTTCGTTCAGCGGCTCAACCCTCAGCTTCTCGGCCAGGTCGTCGATCTGCGGTCGTTCCTCTTCGGCTCTCAGCGCACCTCGCTTGACTCGTATCGTCCTCTCCTCAGGGCGGTGCAAGGTGGCCGTTGCTTCTACTGCGAGAGCGACATCAAGTCCGGTGGCGATGTCGACCACTTCATCCCGTGGCGACGATACTCGCTCGACCTGGGACACAACTTCGTATTGGCCCATCGGGGGTGTAACTCGAGCAAGTCCGACCTGCTCGCGGCGGAAGAGCATCTCGAACGCTGGACGGAACGGAACCGCGTTTGCCGGGACGAACTGGAGGCCGGCTTCGAGGAGAGCCGGGTCCTCCATGACTGGCGGGCGACGCTTCAGATCGCTCGCTGGGCCTATGGCCAGGTGCAGCGAGCCGGAGGACAGGTGTGGGTTCAAGCGAACGAGTTGACGCGCCTGTCGGGCGATTGGCGGAGGATACTGACCGCTGTAGACGACGAGGCTGCCTGA